Proteins from one Telopea speciosissima isolate NSW1024214 ecotype Mountain lineage chromosome 1, Tspe_v1, whole genome shotgun sequence genomic window:
- the LOC122642194 gene encoding uncharacterized protein LOC122642194, translating into MVKAKHRRLAAIARNKDNVLGSLVDASISGTDEEDSWVIVKKQRITILVPPLSAPINSKTRRLRTNKLLAKSKKTAKCRSVVQVEKHPCMSSEDGRKKPSPLASNENVQIDGRSLACLPDPEKEKLQPTATTKRLRTNKMKVKPKRIVKCRSLVPDETHPSKNLEDGWEKTSALASTVDIQIEGATLALRPDSVVDMLPQPATTARLDVPDRLVQESLMQPPSLDFIYEENMLDTFRSLKTTGAPRVSDEMKQPSLPSFPCDEHVFGTYTPLKSVVPPTVSENIKQPFLPPNACHDAVGCVLRGSLQNRRMRALNLERKLESAGGLSKWLVMQGLGQFVQIFRRKNVNKFQLVNLTMSKLKDMGADAVGPRRKLIHALDCLCQPYQF; encoded by the coding sequence ATGGTAAAAGCAAAGCACAGGCGGCTGGCAGCAATTGCCAGAAATAAAGATAATGTTCTTGGTAGCCTGGTTGATGCTTCCATCTCTGGGACTGATGAAGAAGATAGTTGGGTGATAGTTAAGAAGCAGAGGATTACCATCCTTGTTCCTCCTTTATCAGCACCCATTAATTCTAAAACCAGAAGGCTTCGAACGAATAAATTACTAGCCAAGTCCAAAAAAACGGCTAAATGCAGATCGGTAGTTCAAGTTGAAAAACATCCTTGTATGTCTTCAGAGGATGGACGGAAGAAACCCTCTCCACTAGCTTCCAATGAGAATGTTCAAATTGATGGAAGAAGTCTTGCCTGTCTACCTGATCCTGAAAAAGAAAAGTTACAACCGACTGCTACAACCAAAAGACTCCGaacaaataaaatgaaagtTAAGCCCAAAAGAATAGTGAAGTGTAGATCACTGGTCCCAGATGAGACACATCCTAGCAAGAATTTAGAGGATGGATGGGAGAAAACCTCTGCACTAGCTTCCACAGTGGATATTCAAATCGAAGGAGCAACTCTTGCCCTTCGACCTGATTCCGTAGTAGATATGTTACCTCAGCCAGCTACCACAGCAAGGTTGGATGTGCCAGATCGACTTGTTCAAGAATCATTAATGCAACCACCAAGTTTAGATTTTATTTATGAAGAAAATATGCTTGATACATTTAGATCCTTGAAAACAACAGGGGCACCAAGAGTTTCTGATGAAATGAAGCAGCCATCTCTTCCTTCATTTCCTTGTGACGAACATGTGTTTGGCACCTATACACCATTGAAATCAGTAGTACCACCTACGGTTTCTGAAAATATTAAGCagccatttcttcctccaaatgCTTGTCATGATGCAGTTGGCTGCGTGCTCAGGGGTTCACTGCAGAATCGAAGGATGCGGGCCTTGAACCTTGAGAGGAAGCTGGAAAGCGCTGGTGGGTTGAGTAAGTGGTTGGTGATGCAGGGTCTGGGACAATTTGTACAAATCTTTCGGAGAAAAAATGTCAATAAATTTCAGTTGGTGAATCTGACCATGAGCAAGCTCAAAGATATGGGTGCAGATGCAGTGGGTCCCAGGCGAAAACTAATACATGCCCTTGATTGTCTCTGTCAGCCATACCAGTTTTAA